A single region of the Fimbriimonadaceae bacterium genome encodes:
- a CDS encoding glycosyltransferase family 2 protein produces the protein MSTPYLAVVIPAYDEEERIHRTLERLHEYFLEQDYSWSVTVVSDGSKDKTEEIVQAFASTHPNFHLLAYKPNKGKGHAVRHGMLEVDGELLLINDADLATPIEEIEKLLPAINEGKDIAIGSRPLKESNLEIRQPWHREQLGRLFNRAVQLLAVRGIEDTQCGFKVFKKPAAVDVFKRCKFDGFSYDFEALLIARELGYTIAEIPIRWRHQDGSKVNPLRDGMRMLRDLVKLRLKGKKGRLRERES, from the coding sequence TTGAGCACGCCTTACCTGGCCGTGGTGATACCGGCGTATGACGAAGAAGAGCGGATTCATCGAACGCTCGAACGCCTCCATGAGTACTTCCTTGAACAGGACTACTCGTGGAGCGTCACCGTTGTCAGCGATGGAAGCAAGGACAAGACCGAAGAGATCGTCCAAGCCTTCGCGTCGACGCATCCCAACTTCCATCTCCTCGCCTACAAGCCCAATAAGGGCAAAGGGCACGCCGTCCGTCATGGCATGCTCGAAGTCGACGGCGAGCTTCTGCTGATCAACGACGCCGACCTCGCCACACCAATCGAAGAGATTGAGAAGCTCCTTCCCGCCATCAACGAAGGCAAAGATATCGCCATTGGCAGCCGCCCGCTCAAAGAGAGCAACCTGGAGATTCGGCAACCCTGGCATCGCGAACAGCTCGGGCGGCTGTTCAATCGAGCCGTTCAGCTTCTCGCGGTGCGAGGAATCGAAGACACTCAGTGCGGCTTTAAGGTGTTCAAAAAGCCCGCCGCCGTTGACGTTTTCAAGCGATGTAAATTCGACGGATTCAGCTACGACTTCGAGGCGCTTTTGATCGCCCGTGAACTCGGATACACCATCGCTGAGATCCCGATCCGGTGGCGACACCAAGACGGGTCGAAGGTCAATCCGCTACGTGACGGCATGCGAATGCTCCGAGATTTGGTAAAACTCC
- a CDS encoding glycosyltransferase family 4 protein yields the protein MNSSLFAIDARLIGGDMTGDSTYWNGLLHGFSQLEDDVRFLLISNNERPAGIPDDPRFEWLTVNSRRTRWWSLFRFPLKARRLGANVIHTQYNVSPLAGTHAVTTVHDVSFLICPEWFQPRDRLILQRFVPPSMRRSSRVITVSETSKREISQYYPDVKEQIRVTPLAAGPAIESFDKDMAQRTVHDDLGIESPYILTVGTRWPRKNTNLAVQAVSMLPTSIPHKLVVTGKSGWGDEETSDRVISTGYVSDAHLSALYSGADLYLAPSLHEGFGIPLLESFKCGCPVICGNGGALPETAGNAAKVMSSYEPGAWAQAIEDILHDSGKLLVMRQLGLSRVKAFSWRETAEKTLAVYHEVTHEP from the coding sequence ATGAACTCATCCCTTTTCGCTATCGACGCTCGGCTGATCGGTGGCGATATGACCGGCGACTCGACTTATTGGAACGGGTTGCTGCATGGGTTTTCCCAGCTTGAGGACGACGTTCGCTTTCTACTTATCTCTAACAACGAACGGCCCGCAGGAATTCCCGACGACCCAAGATTCGAGTGGCTGACCGTGAACTCCCGTCGAACTCGGTGGTGGAGTTTGTTCCGTTTCCCGCTCAAAGCGCGGCGACTTGGGGCGAACGTGATCCACACACAGTACAACGTGAGCCCGCTCGCAGGGACCCATGCGGTGACAACGGTTCACGACGTGTCGTTTTTGATCTGTCCGGAGTGGTTTCAGCCTCGCGATAGGCTCATCTTGCAGCGTTTTGTGCCACCTTCGATGCGTCGAAGCTCGCGTGTGATCACGGTTTCGGAGACATCGAAGCGGGAGATCTCCCAGTATTACCCGGATGTGAAAGAGCAGATTCGGGTGACGCCGCTTGCCGCCGGCCCGGCGATTGAATCGTTTGATAAAGATATGGCGCAGCGCACCGTGCATGACGATCTCGGCATTGAGAGTCCGTACATCTTGACGGTAGGGACGCGATGGCCGAGGAAGAATACGAATCTCGCTGTTCAGGCTGTATCGATGCTCCCCACGAGCATTCCGCACAAGTTGGTAGTGACAGGAAAGTCGGGATGGGGTGACGAGGAGACTTCGGATCGGGTGATCAGCACGGGCTATGTTTCGGATGCCCACCTTTCGGCGCTGTATTCGGGGGCTGATCTCTATCTCGCACCAAGTCTGCATGAGGGTTTTGGGATTCCCCTGTTGGAGAGCTTTAAGTGTGGGTGTCCTGTGATCTGCGGCAATGGGGGCGCTCTGCCGGAAACGGCGGGGAATGCGGCTAAGGTGATGTCTTCTTATGAACCTGGCGCTTGGGCTCAAGCGATAGAGGATATCTTGCACGATTCCGGTAAGCTACTCGTGATGCGGCAGCTCGGTTTGAGCCGGGTAAAGGCGTTTTCTTGGCGTGAGACCGCCGAGAAAACGCTTGCCGTTTATCACGAAGTGACGCATGAACCCTAA
- the aroQ gene encoding type II 3-dehydroquinate dehydratase: MAEKELRVLILHGPNLNLTGFREPDVYGKKPLEEIDADIQIAAKDLTIEVRILQSNSEGTLIDTIQEHRKWADGIIINPGGLTHYSIALRDALVSVRLPIVEVHLSNVHAREEFRRHSVIAPITVGQIVGFGGYGYVLALQALRNLERESV, from the coding sequence ATGGCTGAAAAAGAACTGCGCGTATTGATTTTGCACGGTCCGAACTTGAATCTGACCGGCTTTCGTGAACCCGATGTTTATGGCAAAAAGCCGCTGGAGGAGATCGATGCCGATATCCAGATAGCAGCCAAGGACCTGACGATAGAAGTGCGTATTTTGCAATCGAACTCGGAGGGCACCCTGATCGACACGATTCAGGAGCATCGCAAGTGGGCGGATGGGATCATCATCAACCCCGGCGGGCTTACGCATTATTCCATCGCTTTGCGTGATGCGCTTGTCTCGGTTCGGCTCCCGATCGTGGAAGTTCACCTTTCAAACGTTCATGCGCGTGAGGAGTTCCGGCGGCATTCGGTGATTGCTCCGATCACGGTTGGGCAGATCGTTGGCTTTGGCGGATATGGGTATGTGCTGGCGCTGCAGGCGCTAAGAAACCTTGAGAGAGAGTCTGTTTAA
- a CDS encoding aminopeptidase P family protein, producing the protein MKNLERLRSAMAEHQIEALLIADADGYTWATGFTGSAGWVILTADTGIFLTDSRYTLQAQEEVQGLPVDSFATPVTAIEFIGAHLSKLGVRRLGIDAAKVSHRTFLDWSKAWEGVQLELAPDLVSKLRMVKSSDEIEKVRQACKLADACLEHIKRLVQPGVSEWDIGMEIEFFFRRQGATSSFDPVVVSGLRSARPHGRASEKKLESGDFLTLDLGARLNGYCSDITRTFVVDEASPRHREIYNQVLKAQVASIEAIKPGVRCVDIDKMSREILDEIGLAKYFGHGLGHGLGRLVHDSGRLGTSSTDIVEEGQIWTVEPGVYIEGFGGVRIEDDVVVKKDGVEVLTHFPKELTVLPEGTP; encoded by the coding sequence ATGAAGAACCTTGAGCGCTTGCGAAGCGCGATGGCCGAGCACCAGATTGAGGCTTTGCTGATCGCGGATGCGGATGGATACACCTGGGCAACTGGATTTACCGGCAGCGCAGGTTGGGTGATTTTGACTGCGGATACGGGCATTTTTCTAACGGACAGCCGCTATACGTTGCAGGCTCAAGAAGAGGTGCAGGGCCTGCCCGTAGACTCGTTTGCCACTCCGGTAACGGCGATTGAGTTTATCGGCGCTCATTTGAGTAAGTTGGGCGTTCGGAGGTTGGGCATTGACGCGGCAAAGGTAAGCCACCGGACGTTTTTGGACTGGTCGAAGGCGTGGGAGGGGGTACAGCTTGAACTGGCCCCCGATTTAGTCTCGAAGCTGCGGATGGTGAAGTCGAGCGATGAGATCGAAAAAGTTCGGCAGGCTTGCAAGCTTGCCGATGCGTGCCTTGAGCATATCAAGCGATTGGTCCAGCCGGGTGTTTCGGAGTGGGACATCGGCATGGAGATCGAGTTCTTCTTCCGTCGGCAAGGGGCAACGTCGTCATTTGATCCGGTTGTAGTGAGCGGTCTGCGCAGCGCCCGACCGCACGGTCGCGCTTCGGAGAAGAAGCTTGAATCCGGTGACTTCTTGACGCTTGATTTGGGGGCGCGATTGAATGGATATTGCAGCGACATCACGCGAACATTTGTGGTCGACGAGGCGAGCCCACGGCATCGCGAAATCTATAACCAGGTCTTGAAGGCGCAGGTTGCGAGCATTGAAGCGATCAAGCCGGGGGTTCGCTGTGTCGATATCGATAAGATGTCACGTGAAATCTTGGATGAAATAGGTCTGGCGAAGTACTTTGGACACGGGTTGGGGCACGGGCTTGGTCGGCTCGTTCACGATTCGGGAAGGCTGGGGACGAGCTCGACGGACATCGTGGAAGAGGGCCAGATCTGGACAGTGGAGCCTGGCGTTTACATTGAGGGATTTGGCGGGGTTCGCATCGAAGACGATGTTGTCGTTAAGAAGGATGGTGTGGAGGTGCTGACTCACTTCCCGAAAGAGTTGACCGTGTTGCCCGAAGGAACGCCATGA
- a CDS encoding glycosyltransferase family 39 protein produces MSRGERVCLNLIVLWAFGFSLVFALTNPIFEAPDEPAHLDYVNYVSQHWTMPYQLSDGPRIGQGHHHPLYYFLTAPFLAAVESGQPIDYQIVPHRLSEDRDDVPRFSQRFTYLMQSSDKTAFYLLRVLNAIFVALAALYAALAARLVIGKPYALFAGLFVASLPQFQFIGGSISNDALTACLGCVSLYALLRAGLFEQNLKGWAWAGFWVGMAVLAKKSNLVIVPAALLWVMLAPVQDAASVRSLRLRFAGVFAGVLLLTCGWLFVRNIVTYNDVLGTRMEARTMPELVQPKTLADPYFRGYFERITARTFFGHFGWMNVTVSLAYIIPLALLLFGGLLASWKGLKELGQKSVWWFATAWVVLTIGGLFYYNLTFTQPQGRLLFPALAPLSLLFGAGMAKILERIGSRNAQIAIWAVAILLLVINVLCLLVNVRFYGRPGIES; encoded by the coding sequence ATGTCTCGCGGGGAACGTGTTTGCCTGAACCTGATTGTGCTGTGGGCGTTTGGCTTTAGCCTTGTCTTTGCCTTGACTAATCCGATTTTTGAGGCCCCTGACGAGCCCGCTCACCTGGATTATGTGAACTACGTTTCTCAGCACTGGACTATGCCGTACCAGTTGAGCGACGGTCCGAGGATCGGGCAAGGGCATCATCACCCGCTTTACTATTTCCTCACGGCTCCATTTCTTGCGGCTGTCGAGAGCGGACAGCCGATTGATTATCAGATCGTGCCCCACCGACTGTCGGAGGATCGCGATGACGTGCCCCGGTTTAGCCAGCGATTTACGTACCTGATGCAAAGCTCGGACAAGACAGCATTCTATCTGCTGCGGGTGCTGAACGCCATTTTTGTCGCGCTAGCCGCGCTTTATGCGGCCTTGGCAGCGAGGCTTGTGATTGGGAAGCCGTACGCGCTTTTTGCAGGGCTCTTCGTTGCTTCACTCCCTCAGTTTCAGTTCATAGGGGGGTCGATCTCGAACGACGCGCTAACGGCTTGCCTTGGCTGCGTGTCGCTTTATGCGCTGTTGCGGGCGGGACTCTTCGAACAGAACTTGAAGGGCTGGGCATGGGCTGGATTCTGGGTTGGGATGGCAGTGCTTGCAAAGAAATCAAACTTGGTGATCGTCCCGGCGGCGTTGCTTTGGGTAATGCTTGCGCCTGTGCAGGATGCGGCTTCAGTGCGCTCTCTGCGATTGAGGTTTGCGGGAGTGTTTGCAGGTGTGCTCTTGCTCACGTGCGGCTGGCTATTTGTACGCAACATCGTCACGTACAACGACGTTCTGGGAACGCGGATGGAAGCAAGGACGATGCCGGAGCTTGTGCAGCCCAAAACCCTTGCCGACCCCTATTTTAGGGGGTACTTCGAGCGGATTACGGCGCGGACGTTCTTTGGCCACTTTGGGTGGATGAACGTAACGGTTTCTTTGGCCTACATCATCCCCCTTGCGTTATTGCTGTTTGGTGGCCTATTAGCTTCGTGGAAGGGATTGAAAGAGTTGGGACAAAAGAGCGTGTGGTGGTTTGCGACGGCTTGGGTGGTGCTGACGATTGGCGGGCTGTTCTACTACAATCTGACGTTTACCCAGCCGCAGGGGCGACTTCTCTTCCCCGCTCTTGCGCCCTTGAGTCTGCTGTTTGGGGCGGGGATGGCAAAGATTTTGGAGCGAATCGGGAGTCGGAATGCGCAGATCGCGATTTGGGCCGTGGCGATCTTGCTGCTTGTGATTAATGTGTTGTGCCTGTTGGTAAACGTGCGGTTTTATGGGAGGCCGGGGATTGAGAGCTGA
- a CDS encoding HlyC/CorC family transporter, protein MNDKPRERSRPRRSRQGRFDKGLAIAPVIGLAVLWAVGGCGARAEGQQATMLVGMEGVAGPTIGLLVVLMIVNALFVAAESALDVLRPVHIRLMKDVSEQKAARLQDLIEDQEAYLARCSLGNQVVRLVIVFAALILAPGVLSLMQNRFGWAENYPNLLWSAALIMLPVGLVHVIIAELIPKSFAETRPMLVLPLLYRFIKLPAAFFALPAAFMTGAAQLITKRFGGKASFNVPNAAEEEIKTIVESAQETGEINSDERELLHSVFEFTDTVAREIMTPRVDLDAMPVTSDPSEVVKMIHDTGHSRIPLYEESDDQIVGIIHAKDLFLSMTNGGNPTLRTLTRPALFVPENKKLYELLKEMRLARSQLAIVQDEFGGTAGIVTIEDIVEELVGDIVDEYDVDVPDVQEYEGGWLVAGKANIDDVSHAISVELETEEFDTIGGYVFGLFGRQPKQDESIVANGMRFAIAETDGRRIVQLKVEPCEPDHEEMAIEG, encoded by the coding sequence ATGAACGATAAACCTAGGGAACGAAGCCGGCCAAGGCGAAGCCGCCAAGGCCGATTCGACAAAGGGCTGGCCATTGCGCCAGTCATCGGACTCGCTGTCCTGTGGGCAGTGGGCGGATGCGGAGCCAGGGCGGAAGGCCAACAGGCCACGATGCTCGTCGGCATGGAGGGAGTGGCAGGACCCACGATTGGGCTTCTTGTCGTGCTCATGATCGTGAACGCGCTCTTCGTCGCAGCGGAATCTGCGCTCGACGTTTTACGCCCCGTCCACATCCGATTGATGAAGGATGTTAGCGAGCAAAAAGCTGCCCGCCTGCAAGACCTCATCGAGGACCAGGAAGCCTATCTTGCCCGCTGCTCTCTCGGCAATCAGGTCGTCCGGCTGGTCATTGTTTTTGCCGCACTCATCCTTGCCCCTGGAGTGCTCTCGCTCATGCAAAATCGCTTTGGCTGGGCCGAGAACTATCCGAATCTCCTGTGGAGCGCTGCACTTATCATGCTGCCCGTCGGGCTCGTGCACGTCATCATCGCCGAACTCATCCCCAAGAGTTTCGCTGAGACGCGCCCGATGCTTGTGCTGCCGTTGCTATACCGGTTCATCAAGCTGCCCGCCGCGTTCTTTGCGCTACCCGCCGCGTTTATGACCGGCGCGGCCCAGCTCATCACAAAACGCTTTGGCGGAAAGGCCAGCTTTAACGTGCCGAACGCCGCTGAAGAGGAGATCAAGACCATCGTGGAGTCCGCTCAAGAGACCGGTGAGATCAACTCCGACGAGCGCGAATTGCTCCACTCTGTCTTCGAATTTACAGACACCGTTGCCCGAGAGATCATGACGCCCCGCGTCGATCTGGATGCCATGCCCGTCACCAGTGACCCGTCCGAGGTCGTCAAGATGATCCACGACACTGGTCACTCGCGCATCCCCCTTTATGAGGAGAGCGACGACCAGATCGTTGGAATCATCCACGCCAAGGACCTCTTCCTCTCCATGACCAACGGTGGGAATCCGACCCTCCGGACCCTGACACGGCCCGCGCTTTTCGTCCCCGAAAACAAGAAGCTGTACGAACTCCTCAAAGAGATGCGCCTGGCTCGAAGCCAACTCGCTATCGTACAAGACGAGTTTGGCGGAACTGCCGGAATCGTCACGATTGAGGACATCGTCGAAGAGCTTGTCGGAGACATTGTTGACGAATACGACGTTGATGTCCCTGACGTTCAGGAGTACGAAGGAGGCTGGCTTGTCGCTGGCAAAGCAAATATCGACGACGTGTCCCACGCCATCAGTGTGGAGCTGGAAACTGAAGAGTTCGACACGATCGGAGGCTACGTGTTTGGCCTCTTTGGGCGTCAGCCCAAGCAAGACGAAAGCATCGTTGCCAACGGAATGCGCTTTGCAATCGCCGAAACCGACGGTCGACGTATCGTCCAGCTAAAGGTGGAGCCGTGCGAGCCGGATCACGAAGAGATGGCTATCGAAGGATAG
- a CDS encoding diacylglycerol kinase: MSKTQRRDLFGPFQVALRGLVYTFRTQRHMRFHVYMVIAVIIMGAFFGFRLREMMVLLFTISLVLVAEMFNSAIEATVDLVQPSYHPLARFAKDIAAGAVMITTIIALVIGSLILLGENRWESIKINLSADSLGLPAPLRIILGSVVVFMIVVVGKGLGQKGQVLKGGMVSGHAAFGFFFAIAIMFSTDSFVASGLAIVLAAIIAQSRYEAKIHSVFELTLGATVGVVVGLIFFGLVPK; this comes from the coding sequence ATGAGCAAAACTCAGCGCCGCGACCTTTTTGGTCCGTTCCAGGTGGCCCTACGCGGTCTCGTCTACACATTCCGCACCCAGCGGCACATGCGCTTTCACGTTTACATGGTCATTGCGGTGATCATCATGGGTGCGTTCTTCGGTTTCCGACTCCGCGAAATGATGGTTCTGCTGTTCACCATCAGCCTCGTCCTCGTCGCTGAGATGTTCAACAGCGCCATCGAAGCCACCGTTGACCTTGTCCAGCCCAGCTACCACCCGCTCGCCAGGTTTGCAAAAGATATCGCGGCAGGTGCGGTGATGATCACCACCATCATTGCTCTCGTTATCGGCTCGCTCATTCTTCTCGGCGAGAACCGCTGGGAATCCATCAAGATCAACCTTTCCGCCGATTCGCTCGGCCTGCCTGCTCCACTTAGGATCATTCTTGGCAGCGTCGTCGTATTCATGATCGTGGTTGTCGGCAAGGGTCTTGGACAAAAAGGCCAGGTCTTAAAGGGTGGGATGGTCAGCGGTCATGCCGCATTCGGTTTCTTCTTCGCTATCGCGATCATGTTCAGTACGGACAGCTTTGTCGCGTCCGGTCTCGCCATCGTTTTGGCGGCGATTATTGCTCAAAGCAGGTACGAAGCGAAGATCCATTCAGTGTTCGAACTCACGCTCGGAGCCACCGTTGGGGTGGTCGTAGGGCTAATCTTCTTTGGTTTGGTGCCGAAATGA
- the ybeY gene encoding rRNA maturation RNase YbeY gives MEPPSRYRIQITNSSGKRAILKPLRHGVQEALRAHKAPAGELSILICDNAHIQALNKTYRQVDEPTDVLTFPPTETPGESGLLGDIAISREYAEQQASLRGVSLAVEIAYLGIHGALHLVGFDDENERDRQAMMREMHRIGLLAGLPPEEEWTSVLHQEPTVAGGSR, from the coding sequence ATGGAACCCCCCAGTCGTTACCGAATCCAGATTACCAATAGCTCCGGCAAGCGGGCCATCCTCAAGCCGTTGCGCCACGGCGTCCAAGAGGCCCTCAGAGCCCACAAGGCCCCGGCGGGCGAGCTCAGCATCCTTATCTGCGACAACGCCCACATCCAAGCTCTTAACAAGACTTACCGCCAAGTGGACGAACCCACCGACGTTCTCACTTTTCCCCCCACTGAGACCCCAGGAGAAAGCGGATTGCTTGGCGATATTGCCATCTCCCGCGAATACGCCGAACAGCAAGCTTCTCTCCGAGGGGTATCGCTCGCCGTCGAAATCGCGTATCTTGGAATACATGGGGCGCTACACCTGGTGGGCTTCGACGACGAGAACGAGCGTGATCGACAAGCGATGATGCGTGAAATGCACCGCATCGGGCTCCTCGCCGGACTCCCGCCCGAGGAAGAATGGACCTCAGTGCTCCACCAAGAGCCAACCGTAGCCGGGGGGTCGCGATGA
- the rpsU gene encoding 30S ribosomal protein S21 yields the protein MPSSEDNKDLIYVSVNNNESIDSALKRFNQKLQQSGLLRELKEHAHYEKPSERRRRQRRRRASRS from the coding sequence ATGCCTTCGTCGGAGGACAACAAAGATTTGATCTACGTTTCGGTTAACAACAACGAATCGATCGACTCAGCTTTGAAGCGCTTTAACCAGAAGCTTCAGCAGAGCGGTCTACTGCGCGAACTCAAAGAGCACGCGCACTACGAGAAGCCCAGTGAGCGACGACGTCGACAGCGACGCCGAAGAGCCTCACGCAGCTAA
- a CDS encoding DUF3303 family protein, which produces MLFMVIERFKNGQSEPVGERFQRQGRMFPEGVEYVSSWIDPVEMRCFQVMQAPSIELLRQWTARWDDLVDFEIVRVVTSQEFWNKAPQPPATHS; this is translated from the coding sequence ATGCTTTTCATGGTGATCGAACGGTTCAAAAACGGTCAAAGTGAACCTGTTGGCGAGCGCTTCCAAAGGCAAGGGCGGATGTTCCCTGAAGGCGTCGAATACGTTTCAAGCTGGATAGATCCGGTGGAAATGCGCTGCTTTCAAGTGATGCAAGCCCCTTCGATTGAGCTTCTAAGGCAGTGGACCGCCCGCTGGGATGATCTGGTCGATTTTGAAATAGTGCGCGTCGTTACATCCCAGGAGTTCTGGAACAAAGCACCCCAACCCCCAGCAACTCACTCATAG
- a CDS encoding polyisoprenoid-binding protein — MRKVLLLLPLLALWGFHSVVSEANYSGDKVHSSISFGVGYAGGLTTVKGMFTDFTVKMYYDDADITKSTVTAEIQVKSVNSGNAGRDKHLQGEDFFETDKFPTITFVSKKVEKKGEAYVLTGDFTMHGVTKEISFPFTITGKGLDTRTRGTMVGFAAKPKIKRSEFGMSYGIAPTAMSDEVEVELHLLMKPDQAVGTFVAQ; from the coding sequence ATGCGAAAGGTACTTTTGTTATTGCCTTTGCTTGCGCTGTGGGGCTTTCATTCGGTTGTTTCGGAAGCCAATTACAGCGGAGACAAGGTTCATTCGTCAATCAGCTTTGGCGTGGGCTATGCCGGTGGTCTGACTACCGTGAAGGGGATGTTTACCGACTTTACGGTGAAGATGTATTACGACGACGCTGACATCACAAAGTCGACGGTGACCGCAGAGATTCAGGTGAAGAGTGTGAACTCAGGCAATGCTGGTCGGGACAAGCACCTGCAAGGTGAGGATTTTTTTGAGACGGACAAGTTTCCGACGATCACGTTTGTGAGCAAGAAGGTTGAGAAAAAGGGTGAAGCGTACGTGCTTACCGGGGACTTCACGATGCACGGCGTGACGAAGGAGATCTCCTTTCCTTTCACGATCACTGGGAAAGGTCTGGACACGCGAACGCGGGGGACGATGGTCGGGTTTGCCGCCAAGCCGAAGATCAAGCGCAGCGAGTTTGGGATGAGCTATGGGATAGCGCCGACAGCGATGTCAGATGAGGTTGAGGTTGAACTGCACCTATTGATGAAGCCGGATCAGGCAGTGGGGACGTTTGTGGCTCAGTAG
- a CDS encoding tyrosine recombinase XerC, giving the protein MKSPNLDAAIQEFLDSQRAKRSPNTVKSYGADLSQLAEFLAGDSQEVGLSALTPLRIQTFLRHKAPNPTTRARKLSALRTFVKFCKQMGYLAEDPTEMLEAPIRRKRLPKALSQAQTEDLLEQDDVGKSPLRDRALLEIMYGAGLRVSEVVGMNLPDIDFKEGSVRVRGKGNKDRVALFGKPCLEALERYIQGERVEPKKGQALFTNRLGGRIITRTVYNVVRRWAKQIGLPPEVSPHKLRHSFATHLLDGGADLKTVQQLLGHESLETTQIYTHVSIERLREAVEKAHPKAK; this is encoded by the coding sequence GTGAAATCCCCGAACCTCGACGCCGCCATCCAGGAGTTCCTCGACAGTCAGCGCGCCAAGCGTTCGCCAAACACGGTGAAGAGCTACGGTGCCGACCTCTCCCAATTGGCTGAGTTTCTTGCCGGGGATAGCCAGGAGGTCGGGCTTAGCGCCCTCACCCCCCTCCGTATCCAGACCTTCCTCCGCCACAAAGCTCCCAACCCCACCACCCGCGCACGCAAGCTTTCCGCGCTCCGAACCTTCGTCAAATTCTGCAAGCAGATGGGCTACCTCGCTGAAGACCCCACCGAAATGCTCGAAGCCCCGATCCGCCGAAAGCGGCTCCCAAAGGCGCTCTCCCAAGCCCAAACCGAAGACCTCTTGGAACAGGATGACGTGGGGAAGAGCCCCCTCCGCGACCGTGCCCTTCTCGAAATCATGTACGGGGCTGGCCTGCGTGTCAGCGAAGTCGTCGGGATGAACCTGCCAGACATCGACTTCAAGGAGGGCTCGGTTCGGGTTCGTGGAAAGGGCAACAAAGACCGCGTCGCGCTGTTCGGCAAACCCTGCCTTGAAGCCCTCGAACGGTACATCCAGGGGGAAAGAGTCGAGCCGAAGAAGGGCCAAGCTCTATTCACCAACCGTTTGGGCGGTCGTATCATCACGCGCACGGTTTACAACGTCGTCAGGCGGTGGGCAAAGCAAATTGGATTACCACCGGAGGTCTCCCCTCATAAGCTCAGGCACAGCTTCGCGACCCACCTTTTGGACGGCGGCGCCGACCTTAAAACGGTGCAGCAACTGCTAGGTCACGAGAGCCTGGAAACAACCCAAATCTATACCCACGTGAGCATCGAAAGACTTCGCGAAGCGGTTGAAAAAGCCCACCCAAAGGCCAAGTAA
- the ruvB gene encoding Holliday junction branch migration DNA helicase RuvB — MENPIELSLRPRRLSEFIGQEKLKENLAVFLKAAQQRSEPLDHLLLYGPPGLGKTTIAHIVANEMDAPVHVTSGPAIERQGDLVGILTNLEEGAVLFIDEIHRLARPVEEILYPAMEDCKVDIMIGKGPAARSIRLDVPKFTVIGATTRQGLLTGPLRDRFGIVMHFQFYGAQALFEIITRSAGILGYGIDRSGAEAVARRSRGTPRIANRLLRRVRDFAQVDGHESISSKIADKALDALEVDHLGLDRVDRTLLRVIIEKYAGGPVGIDTLSATTGEDSGTIEDVYEPFLIQQALIQRTNRGRIATPAAYEHLGFEQPKRPEKPVERVNNGQEELL; from the coding sequence ATGGAGAACCCCATTGAGCTCTCCTTGCGCCCAAGAAGGTTAAGCGAATTCATCGGCCAGGAGAAGCTCAAAGAGAACCTTGCTGTCTTTCTCAAGGCCGCCCAACAGCGTAGCGAACCGCTCGACCACCTCTTACTATACGGTCCCCCCGGCCTCGGGAAAACCACCATCGCCCACATCGTCGCCAACGAGATGGACGCGCCCGTCCACGTCACGAGTGGCCCCGCCATCGAACGACAGGGCGACCTCGTTGGCATCCTCACCAACCTCGAAGAGGGCGCGGTCCTGTTCATCGACGAGATCCACCGCCTCGCTCGCCCCGTCGAAGAGATCCTTTACCCGGCAATGGAGGATTGCAAAGTGGACATCATGATCGGCAAAGGCCCCGCCGCCCGGTCGATCCGCCTTGATGTCCCCAAGTTCACCGTGATCGGCGCGACCACCCGCCAAGGGCTTCTCACTGGACCCCTACGCGACCGCTTTGGCATCGTGATGCACTTCCAGTTTTATGGGGCTCAGGCGCTCTTTGAGATCATCACCCGCTCGGCCGGGATACTCGGTTATGGGATAGACCGCTCAGGAGCAGAAGCTGTGGCTCGGCGTTCGCGCGGAACGCCACGCATTGCAAACCGCTTGCTCCGTCGTGTGCGGGACTTCGCCCAAGTTGATGGACATGAATCCATCAGCTCCAAGATCGCCGACAAGGCCTTAGATGCGCTCGAAGTCGATCATCTCGGCTTAGATCGGGTGGACCGAACGCTTCTGCGCGTCATCATCGAAAAATACGCCGGTGGCCCTGTCGGGATCGACACGCTTTCTGCCACCACCGGCGAAGATTCCGGCACCATCGAAGACGTCTACGAACCGTTCCTCATCCAGCAAGCGCTCATCCAACGCACTAACCGAGGCCGCATTGCCACGCCAGCCGCCTACGAGCACCTCGGATTCGAGCAGCCCAAACGACCCGAGAAGCCAGTGGAAAGGGTGAACAATGGTCAGGAGGAGCTTCTATAG